From the genome of Gammaproteobacteria bacterium, one region includes:
- a CDS encoding putative chitinase (Evidence 3 : Putative function from multiple computational evidences), whose product MITEKQLFDIMPRANTEVWLPVLNNVMSKFGINTPSRESAFLAQIAHESFELNRLVENLSYTAERVSIVWPKRFPTIESATPYARNPEKLANRVYSNRLGNGDVESGDGWLYRGRGIFQLTGRGNYRAASKALGFDFELNPKLVEYPEYAGLTAGWYWQSNGLNELADDGNNENDDSDFTKISIKINGGFIGLESRRSYYRRARSVLCCIQSVF is encoded by the coding sequence ATGATTACAGAAAAACAACTATTTGACATTATGCCACGGGCAAATACTGAAGTATGGTTGCCCGTACTTAACAACGTGATGAGTAAATTTGGTATAAATACCCCATCGCGTGAATCGGCGTTCCTTGCACAAATAGCGCATGAGAGTTTTGAGCTAAACCGATTGGTTGAAAATCTAAGCTATACCGCTGAACGTGTATCTATTGTGTGGCCAAAAAGATTTCCCACCATAGAATCAGCTACACCATACGCAAGAAATCCAGAGAAACTAGCGAATAGAGTCTATTCAAATCGTCTTGGTAATGGTGATGTTGAGAGTGGTGACGGATGGCTATATCGTGGGCGTGGTATCTTTCAGCTCACGGGGCGGGGAAACTATCGAGCGGCAAGCAAGGCGCTTGGATTTGATTTTGAATTGAATCCAAAGCTCGTTGAATATCCTGAATATGCAGGATTAACGGCTGGGTGGTATTGGCAATCTAATGGACTCAATGAACTTGCCGACGATGGGAATAATGAGAACGATGATTCTGATTTTACAAAGATATCCATAAAAATCAATGGTGGTTTTATTGGCCTTGAAAGCAGGCGATCATATTATCGGCGTGCAAGGTCTGTTCTTTGTTGTATTCAGTCAGTTTTTTAA
- a CDS encoding hypothetical protein (Evidence 5 : Unknown function), whose translation MNPPTVAVIISSLNEENLIEHSLSSLLSQNYLHGINDVTFYLADSHSTDRTREIAKDFVDNIVLCPRGKLNARDKLVRMVSQDIIVNADADRFYSSNWLGTLIDAVSKDGVVAATGSQELSCYVNDAMEFISDIVLNIPKYFNRSVLRINGGNSAFLRQSYLQVGGFNLGVNQLKFFSIWIEEEIKFAYKMSRIGKVVKVDAIANTLRHDSISHYCFGEFGNRRICS comes from the coding sequence ATGAACCCTCCTACTGTGGCTGTAATTATTAGCTCGTTAAATGAAGAAAATCTTATAGAACATTCGTTGTCTTCATTGTTATCTCAAAATTATTTACATGGTATTAATGATGTTACGTTCTATCTTGCTGATTCCCATTCTACGGATCGCACTCGTGAAATAGCAAAAGATTTTGTTGATAATATTGTTTTGTGCCCACGCGGCAAATTAAACGCTAGAGATAAATTGGTCAGAATGGTAAGTCAAGATATTATTGTGAATGCCGATGCTGATAGATTCTATTCATCTAACTGGTTAGGAACATTAATTGATGCAGTAAGTAAGGACGGCGTTGTAGCCGCAACAGGAAGTCAAGAATTATCATGCTATGTTAATGATGCTATGGAATTTATCAGTGATATAGTATTGAATATTCCAAAATATTTTAATCGTTCTGTTTTGAGAATAAATGGTGGGAATAGCGCGTTCCTTCGTCAAAGTTATTTACAGGTAGGCGGTTTTAATTTAGGCGTTAATCAACTAAAATTTTTTTCTATTTGGATTGAGGAAGAAATTAAATTTGCATACAAAATGTCACGTATTGGTAAGGTTGTCAAAGTTGATGCGATTGCCAATACATTACGCCACGATAGTATAAGTCATTATTGTTTTGGTGAATTTGGAAATCGCAGAATATGTTCATAA
- a CDS encoding Phosphatase PAP2 family protein, with the protein MDIEISLIANHTIEYKLLKWLFVTISRLCDFDFWVTLGCVFFSLGDYRLIVHLVIVGMIGWGISTFLKLYTARDRPYQADSRIRLESIPIDEYSFPSCHVLLSTTFSIIISSYHSELSLMMIIFTFLVSISRLVLGLHYFSDVLAGAIIGLILGTVSI; encoded by the coding sequence ATGGATATTGAAATTAGTTTAATTGCTAATCACACGATAGAATATAAGTTGTTAAAATGGTTATTTGTAACTATTAGCAGATTATGCGATTTTGATTTTTGGGTTACGCTAGGATGTGTATTCTTTTCATTAGGAGATTATCGGTTAATCGTGCATTTGGTTATTGTTGGCATGATTGGATGGGGTATATCAACGTTTCTTAAATTGTACACTGCAAGGGATAGACCATATCAAGCCGATTCTCGAATTCGATTAGAATCAATACCGATTGATGAATATAGTTTCCCTTCGTGCCATGTTCTCTTGTCCACCACTTTTAGTATAATCATTAGTTCGTATCATTCTGAACTTTCATTGATGATGATTATCTTTACTTTTCTTGTTTCAATATCAAGATTGGTTTTAGGTCTCCATTATTTCTCTGACGTTTTAGCCGGCGCAATTATTGGTCTAATTCTTGGCACTGTATCAATTTGA
- a CDS encoding hypothetical protein (Evidence 5 : Unknown function), with protein sequence MSQENNLSIVFLQIGNDIKSLIDSVNHISSYVTNSKIEFDASIKKINDEITIIKTRLDSLI encoded by the coding sequence ATGTCGCAGGAAAACAATTTATCTATAGTATTTCTTCAAATTGGTAACGATATTAAATCCTTAATTGATAGTGTAAATCATATCTCTTCATACGTTACCAATTCTAAGATTGAATTTGATGCGTCGATTAAAAAAATAAATGATGAAATAACTATAATTAAAACACGATTAGATTCATTAATATAA
- a CDS encoding hypothetical protein (Evidence 5 : Unknown function), with amino-acid sequence MLSNIELSNQVNELSTITLSLEKRINNLSSIIGIIIASNPDIFQQIQQCDNFDLDILSLYTSKKSG; translated from the coding sequence ATGCTATCAAATATTGAATTATCTAATCAGGTTAACGAATTATCAACTATTACGTTATCGCTTGAGAAACGTATAAATAACCTATCTAGTATTATAGGAATAATCATTGCAAGTAATCCAGATATATTTCAACAAATCCAACAGTGTGACAATTTCGATTTAGATATCTTATCTTTGTATACTTCAAAAAAGAGTGGTTAA
- a CDS encoding hypothetical protein (Evidence 5 : Unknown function), translating to MKNISYIKRGPYQLMVSFSIYINILIDKDINYRGASLSSTGTLTIYEGFLWDGPTGYPFHDNDFMRPSLIHDALYLFIRDGYLSINNRKEADLLFYKLCLEDGMNKWKAMFIYFLIRIVGGYAIENDAGRNGHDLDVMYSPPI from the coding sequence ATGAAAAATATTTCGTATATTAAACGCGGGCCTTATCAATTAATGGTAAGTTTTTCTATTTATATCAATATATTAATTGATAAAGATATAAATTATCGTGGTGCTTCTTTGTCTTCTACTGGTACATTAACAATTTATGAGGGTTTTCTGTGGGATGGCCCAACAGGATACCCGTTTCATGATAATGACTTCATGCGTCCATCATTAATACATGACGCTCTTTATTTATTCATACGTGATGGCTACCTATCGATTAACAACAGGAAGGAAGCTGATTTGTTATTTTATAAATTATGTCTTGAGGATGGGATGAATAAATGGAAAGCTATGTTTATTTATTTTTTGATTAGGATAGTTGGCGGATATGCTATTGAAAATGATGCTGGTCGTAATGGTCACGATTTGGATGTAATGTATTCTCCTCCAATTTAA
- a CDS encoding Siphovirus Gp157 family protein, translated as MTQPTLYTLAAEYRAAAETLADLDIPEEAVRDTLESLAYPLEQKAANVAMFARNLESTAEAIKNAEAEMAARRRAIENRVASLREYLKKQMEYAGIQKIESPYLKIAIKKNPHTVIIDSETIIPVEFMRIPDPPPPMPDKKAISTAIKAGINIHGVHLEQSTRLEIK; from the coding sequence ATGACACAACCAACACTATATACTTTAGCCGCTGAATACCGCGCCGCCGCCGAAACCTTGGCCGATTTAGATATTCCAGAAGAAGCAGTACGCGATACGCTTGAAAGCCTAGCGTATCCATTGGAACAGAAAGCCGCTAACGTGGCAATGTTCGCACGCAATCTTGAAAGTACCGCCGAGGCAATAAAAAACGCAGAAGCAGAAATGGCAGCACGCCGCAGAGCGATTGAAAACCGCGTTGCATCACTGCGCGAATATTTGAAGAAGCAGATGGAATACGCTGGTATTCAAAAAATAGAATCTCCATACTTAAAAATAGCAATAAAAAAGAATCCACATACTGTGATTATTGATTCTGAAACAATAATACCTGTTGAGTTTATGCGTATACCAGATCCGCCGCCACCAATGCCAGACAAGAAAGCAATTTCAACAGCGATTAAGGCAGGAATTAATATTCATGGAGTACATTTGGAACAATCGACAAGGCTCGAAATAAAATAG
- a CDS encoding hypothetical protein (Evidence 5 : Unknown function) yields the protein MNYKIQQLLTMIANDIHVLNSRNGRLDSLLTIYKSNLVGAINELHFSLFNRVSESVDNAIVALRNSIINNVVVNYGILLNLVSFIIEHSLEFNDLSSQVEKTVSFSTIQDLSLVECNIACTNIDISDGEHDFLSDYILSRDGVNNGEPPQLMDQIITFEFEDNKMLLNRTLSLSAFSDSNLPIFYSTLTPNICTVDNNILSAISTGYCSIAADQPGNIDYNAAEQKIRKIMVVPFSSYKSNIADFWRAITVSGNGDVFVLGTNTHIYKSDNFGLSWSVSGDVCDWRCIASSFDGTKLIAGTIDGKIYISLDSGASWQQKAIVRQISGVSISSDGSKLFAIAIGFPVAYSFDAGENWDVFNMDANHLWDVASSSSGELIFAGGQNDFIYVSTDYGNTFEQKGIINNWGPVASSSSGQVLVAISAGDYIYVSTDFGVSWVPRENQREWVGVSISSGGSIITACVFGGMIYRSTDVGVTWSAIGSVDDWVGVSMSSDGKKLAAAVMGRGVHLFEFS from the coding sequence ATGAATTACAAAATCCAACAATTATTAACAATGATTGCTAATGATATACACGTATTAAATTCTCGCAATGGTAGGCTTGATAGTTTATTAACGATTTATAAATCTAATTTGGTTGGCGCTATTAATGAATTACATTTTTCATTATTCAATCGTGTCTCTGAGAGTGTAGACAATGCTATTGTCGCATTGCGTAACAGTATAATAAATAATGTTGTTGTCAATTATGGTATTTTGTTAAATCTTGTAAGTTTTATTATTGAACATTCTTTAGAGTTTAATGATTTATCTTCTCAAGTTGAAAAAACCGTGTCTTTTTCAACTATACAAGATTTATCTCTTGTAGAGTGCAATATAGCTTGTACTAATATAGATATTAGTGATGGGGAACATGATTTTCTATCTGATTATATTTTATCTAGGGATGGTGTAAATAATGGAGAACCACCGCAGTTGATGGATCAGATTATTACTTTTGAATTTGAAGATAATAAAATGTTATTAAATAGAACACTTTCGCTTAGTGCTTTTTCTGACTCTAATTTACCTATTTTTTATTCAACACTTACACCAAATATATGTACAGTTGATAATAACATCTTGTCAGCTATTTCTACTGGTTATTGTTCTATCGCGGCTGATCAGCCTGGTAATATTGATTACAATGCGGCTGAACAGAAAATAAGAAAGATTATGGTAGTTCCATTTTCTTCGTATAAAAGTAATATTGCAGATTTTTGGAGGGCTATAACGGTATCAGGGAATGGTGATGTATTTGTGCTTGGCACCAATACGCATATATATAAATCTGATAATTTCGGGTTAAGTTGGTCTGTTAGTGGTGATGTTTGTGATTGGCGGTGTATTGCATCATCTTTCGATGGTACAAAGTTAATTGCTGGTACTATTGATGGTAAAATTTACATTTCATTAGATTCCGGTGCAAGTTGGCAGCAAAAAGCAATAGTTCGGCAAATAAGCGGCGTTTCAATATCAAGTGATGGTTCAAAATTGTTTGCTATTGCTATAGGCTTTCCTGTTGCGTATTCTTTCGATGCTGGTGAAAATTGGGATGTATTTAATATGGATGCAAATCATTTATGGGATGTTGCATCATCATCAAGTGGTGAGTTGATATTTGCTGGCGGGCAAAATGATTTTATTTATGTGTCAACCGATTATGGGAATACATTTGAACAGAAGGGAATTATCAATAATTGGGGGCCAGTTGCATCATCTTCAAGCGGTCAAGTGTTAGTCGCTATATCCGCTGGTGATTATATTTACGTTTCCACAGATTTTGGTGTTTCGTGGGTTCCGCGTGAAAATCAACGGGAATGGGTAGGTGTTTCGATATCGTCCGGTGGGTCAATTATTACGGCTTGCGTATTTGGCGGGATGATATACCGATCTACTGATGTGGGCGTTACATGGTCTGCGATTGGTAGCGTTGATGATTGGGTCGGCGTTTCGATGTCTTCCGACGGTAAAAAATTAGCTGCGGCGGTGATGGGTCGCGGTGTTCATTTGTTTGAGTTTTCATAG
- a CDS encoding conserved hypothetical protein (Evidence 4 : Unknown function but conserved in other organisms): MSLELRLSALVIAIGADIKKLIANNGDLSLLSTTEKTSIAAAINEIYLLINTTVPTPVNNALLALRNEILGGASSVYNVLQELQILLANNPNVDAILTSIGNRVRYDAPQQLTLNQQTQACVNIGVGNPEHDFLSDYLTARGQL; the protein is encoded by the coding sequence ATGAGTCTTGAATTGCGTTTATCCGCTTTAGTAATCGCTATTGGCGCTGATATTAAAAAACTAATTGCTAATAATGGTGATTTGAGTTTATTAAGTACAACTGAAAAAACAAGCATTGCTGCGGCAATCAATGAAATATATCTTCTTATCAATACTACTGTTCCTACTCCTGTTAATAATGCCTTATTAGCGTTAAGAAACGAAATTTTAGGTGGTGCATCATCAGTTTATAACGTGCTTCAAGAATTGCAGATATTATTAGCAAATAATCCAAACGTTGATGCAATATTAACTTCAATCGGCAATCGTGTTCGTTATGATGCGCCGCAACAATTAACGCTCAATCAACAAACTCAAGCATGTGTGAATATTGGTGTTGGTAATCCTGAGCATGATTTTCTTTCTGATTATTTAACTGCGCGTGGTCAATTATAG
- a CDS encoding hypothetical protein (Evidence 5 : Unknown function), translated as MENGTEIKIDTSNIMYMLGQLQGKVTDVLNEQRDQQNKTDKIIAFEERMQNILLNISDVKKDIELLMCRLSTIESKVHVIYQIAGYTISILGVGASLVGTFEMFLKDKIF; from the coding sequence ATGGAAAATGGAACTGAAATTAAAATTGATACATCAAATATCATGTACATGCTCGGTCAATTACAAGGAAAAGTAACTGACGTTCTTAATGAACAGCGAGACCAACAAAATAAAACTGATAAGATAATAGCGTTTGAAGAAAGAATGCAAAACATATTACTAAATATTAGTGACGTAAAAAAAGATATTGAATTATTAATGTGTAGGCTTTCTACGATTGAATCCAAAGTCCATGTTATTTATCAAATAGCTGGCTACACTATTTCGATTCTCGGCGTTGGTGCGTCGCTGGTTGGCACTTTTGAGATGTTTCTAAAAGATAAAATATTTTAA